From a single Calothrix sp. NIES-2098 genomic region:
- a CDS encoding gas vesicle protein GvpV has product MHRTPNRGQIQAKLSSMPPQRSQARVYLNAYKMMVEKERLEQELQKLEARRHQIQQRLAILNSQIIAEEDITHQQANTDLEDNTPKFNTITLEY; this is encoded by the coding sequence ATGCATCGCACTCCAAATCGCGGACAAATTCAAGCCAAACTTAGCTCCATGCCTCCTCAACGTTCTCAAGCAAGAGTTTACTTAAATGCTTACAAAATGATGGTAGAAAAGGAACGTTTAGAGCAGGAACTACAGAAACTCGAAGCACGCCGACATCAGATTCAGCAGCGTCTTGCTATTTTAAATAGTCAAATCATTGCAGAAGAGGACATCACCCATCAGCAAGCAAATACTGACTTAGAGGACAATACACCCAAATTCAACACCATAACATTGGAATACTAA
- a CDS encoding gas vesicle protein GvpN codes for MTTVLNASPQRFVNTPAIQRIAQRALRYLQSGFSVHLRGSAGVGKTTLAMHLADLLNQPIILLFGDDEFKTSDLIGNQLGYTRKKVVDNFIHSVVKVEDELRQHWVDARLTLACKEGFTLVYDEFNRSHPEVNNVLLSVLEERLLVLPTNQHRAEYIRVHPQFRAILTSNPQEYCGVHATQDALMDRVITIDMPPPDELTQQEIVIQKTGIDSEKADKIVRLVRMFWSRSGSGQGGGLRSCLMIARICHEHEISVNFEEPNFQDICADILLTRTNQTRMEATRLLEEVLRELYRSTNTQSQPAEEIIPDSQNQIVLEQRVPYEYEVYNYLCKSPGRRFSDLAAELGIDRSQIVAALKSLREQGVLLQMQGNTELPNISQVAFDSGHLINK; via the coding sequence TTGACAACAGTATTAAATGCATCTCCCCAACGATTTGTCAATACCCCTGCTATTCAACGCATCGCTCAACGTGCTTTGCGCTATCTACAGTCAGGTTTTTCGGTACATTTACGTGGCTCGGCCGGAGTCGGAAAAACTACTCTGGCAATGCATCTAGCTGATTTGCTCAATCAGCCTATCATCCTCTTATTTGGAGATGATGAGTTTAAAACCTCAGACTTGATTGGTAATCAGTTAGGTTACACCCGCAAAAAGGTTGTCGATAACTTCATCCACAGCGTTGTCAAAGTTGAGGATGAACTCCGACAACACTGGGTTGATGCCCGATTAACTCTAGCTTGTAAAGAAGGATTTACGCTGGTTTACGACGAATTCAATCGATCGCACCCGGAGGTAAATAACGTTTTACTCTCAGTACTTGAAGAGAGGTTGTTAGTATTACCAACAAACCAACATCGAGCCGAGTATATCCGGGTTCATCCTCAGTTTCGGGCAATCTTAACATCAAATCCTCAAGAGTATTGTGGAGTCCATGCAACTCAAGATGCTTTGATGGATCGTGTTATCACCATCGATATGCCTCCACCTGATGAACTAACTCAGCAGGAGATTGTAATTCAGAAAACAGGCATAGATTCTGAGAAAGCAGACAAAATCGTTCGCTTAGTGCGAATGTTTTGGAGTCGCTCTGGCTCTGGACAAGGCGGCGGCTTACGTTCCTGTCTGATGATTGCTCGAATCTGCCACGAACACGAAATCTCTGTAAACTTTGAAGAGCCTAACTTCCAAGATATTTGTGCCGATATCCTGCTTACTCGCACGAATCAAACTCGTATGGAAGCAACTCGGCTACTGGAAGAGGTTTTGCGTGAATTGTATCGTAGTACAAATACTCAATCTCAGCCGGCAGAAGAGATAATACCAGACAGTCAAAATCAGATTGTATTGGAACAACGAGTACCTTACGAGTATGAAGTCTATAACTACCTGTGTAAGTCTCCAGGAAGGCGTTTCTCTGATTTGGCAGCAGAATTAGGGATCGATCGCAGTCAAATTGTGGCTGCACTCAAGTCTCTCAGAGAGCAGGGAGTATTATTGCAAATGCAGGGTAATACTGAACTGCCAAACATATCACAAGTGGCTTTTGATTCTGGCCATTTAATAAACAAATGA
- a CDS encoding gas vesicle synthesis protein GvpF, with protein MSYGFYIYGILTLPAPQDLNLEGLDRQPVQIKILDDFAVIYSEAQQERYLASRRNLLNHEKVLEEIMQAGDVYDGLRQRNLLPVQFGLLVASWETFSQQLIRPHQEELTQLLAKLSGRREVSVKVFWDTEAEIQGLLAENPDIKTERDKLAGQPLNIEQVIQIGQAIEQGMSDRKQGIINLFQGTLNSIAIDVVENNPQMDTMIYNAAYLIPWEAESQFSEQVEALDRQFEERLRIRYNNFTAPFNFARLRLFSSN; from the coding sequence ATGAGTTATGGCTTTTACATTTATGGAATTTTGACCTTGCCTGCTCCGCAAGATTTAAATTTAGAGGGTTTAGATCGGCAACCCGTACAAATTAAAATTTTGGATGATTTTGCAGTCATCTACTCCGAAGCACAACAAGAGCGTTATTTAGCAAGCCGTCGTAACCTGCTAAATCATGAGAAAGTCCTTGAAGAAATCATGCAAGCAGGCGATGTCTACGACGGGCTACGCCAACGCAATTTACTTCCTGTACAATTTGGACTTTTGGTTGCAAGCTGGGAAACGTTTTCACAACAATTAATTCGTCCTCATCAAGAAGAATTGACGCAATTGCTTGCGAAATTATCAGGTCGCCGAGAAGTTAGTGTCAAAGTTTTTTGGGATACCGAGGCAGAAATTCAGGGGTTGTTAGCAGAAAATCCAGATATCAAAACCGAAAGAGATAAGCTAGCAGGTCAACCTCTGAATATAGAGCAGGTAATCCAAATAGGACAAGCCATCGAACAGGGAATGAGCGATCGCAAACAAGGCATCATAAATTTATTTCAAGGCACACTCAACTCTATTGCGATCGATGTGGTGGAAAATAATCCCCAAATGGACACAATGATTTACAACGCCGCCTACCTAATTCCTTGGGAAGCAGAATCACAATTTAGCGAACAAGTTGAAGCACTCGATCGCCAATTTGAAGAACGTTTGCGAATTCGCTACAACAACTTTACTGCACCCTTTAACTTTGCTCGTCTGCGATTATTCAGTTCCAACTAA
- a CDS encoding gas vesicle protein G, GvpG yields the protein MITVLRDSFNKSTQVKINMVLRFLLLPITGPLMGVTWLGEKILEQASTEIDDKENLSKQLLALQLAFDMGEIAEEEFEIQEEALLLAILEAEKQGKENRE from the coding sequence ATGATTACGGTCTTGCGAGACAGCTTTAATAAATCTACACAAGTAAAAATTAATATGGTTCTGCGTTTCTTACTATTACCAATTACCGGTCCATTAATGGGGGTAACGTGGCTTGGGGAAAAAATTTTAGAACAAGCAAGTACTGAAATTGATGATAAAGAAAATCTCAGCAAGCAGCTTCTAGCACTGCAACTTGCTTTTGATATGGGAGAAATTGCGGAAGAAGAGTTTGAAATTCAGGAAGAAGCTCTTTTATTAGCGATTCTGGAAGCAGAAAAGCAGGGAAAAGAGAATAGGGAATAG
- a CDS encoding gas vesicle protein GvpJ, which yields MSTNTNRGVITATQGSTLADILERVLDKGIVIAGDISVSVGSTELLNIRIRLLISSVDKAKEIGINWWEGDPYLNSQTRTLLTTNQQLQERVASLETELRSLKALNPLNHQNAGD from the coding sequence ATGAGTACTAATACTAACCGGGGAGTTATCACAGCAACTCAAGGTTCTACCTTGGCAGATATTCTCGAACGGGTTCTGGATAAAGGCATTGTTATTGCAGGAGATATTTCTGTTTCCGTCGGCTCCACAGAATTGCTCAACATCCGAATTCGTTTGTTGATTTCTTCTGTTGATAAAGCCAAAGAGATTGGAATTAACTGGTGGGAGGGCGATCCATATCTTAATAGTCAAACTCGCACCTTATTAACAACTAATCAACAACTTCAAGAGCGTGTTGCCAGTCTAGAAACAGAACTGCGATCGCTCAAAGCACTAAATCCTCTTAATCATCAGAATGCAGGCGATTAG
- a CDS encoding gas vesicle protein GvpK gives MQAISKSKGSDSGLAPLLLTVVELIRQLMEAQVIRRMDAGNLSDSELDRAAESLQQLEKQVVKLCEIFDIDPAELNINLGEIGTLLPQSGGYYPGETSSQPSILELLDRLLNTGVVVEGDLDLGLAQLNLVHAKLRLVLTSKPL, from the coding sequence ATGCAGGCGATTAGCAAATCCAAAGGTTCCGATTCCGGTTTAGCACCGTTGTTACTGACGGTTGTTGAACTGATACGCCAACTCATGGAAGCTCAGGTAATCCGGCGCATGGATGCTGGCAACCTCAGCGACTCTGAGTTAGATCGAGCTGCCGAAAGCCTGCAACAGCTTGAAAAACAGGTTGTTAAGCTTTGCGAGATATTTGATATTGACCCAGCCGAGCTAAATATCAATTTGGGTGAAATAGGAACTTTACTTCCCCAATCTGGAGGATATTACCCTGGCGAAACCTCTAGTCAACCCTCTATTCTAGAACTCCTCGATCGCCTATTAAATACGGGTGTGGTAGTTGAAGGTGACTTGGACTTAGGACTGGCTCAATTAAACTTAGTTCATGCCAAGTTAAGATTAGTACTCACTTCTAAACCCCTGTAA